From the genome of Strigops habroptila isolate Jane chromosome 17, bStrHab1.2.pri, whole genome shotgun sequence, one region includes:
- the IL10RA gene encoding interleukin-10 receptor subunit alpha, translated as MAPLGTALAVCTALLLAQPAHGERLARPTRVRFAAETAHHLLRWEPGHNPPSNILYEVEHKVYGTNQSWTAIPNCMRISGHACDLTYYTLDPALRYYARVRAVSGNHTSPWQRTNSFSPQEASLRLSGQSLSVMGNTIHVQLQLLLRTGNLTVKYDDIQKHARRYRVYVRRVQDNQTYEVMETAPEFNISNLFWDTEYCISVEPTVASRRTGTTRTDEQCVTISQRDRSAELVLSTVSSSFVTLLLLGLLAALLVCTYIKRPMRPPSVLKSFIKQSSLWVEQESSPLSSPDADPIQQLFLCQKEPRQVSVPTSSTSTVQLPPEKGWRLPAWPEDKVCLPGPGAMGSGDSSGTSTDSGICLRTSSSELSCSSGTEPQGYKRQLPTGDDSGVGLESSCPRLTCSSGNTSPMEDRQPCSGELSINPDTSQQDVEFRGYLQQSKGTVELRHDPAKGMPFSVCAASLQGLGSTDIALDVECSELAVVKGYLKQSSPEHPHSHTQDLAPWGAPQDPTAWGISSQAGPQAPSLLSYGAPGAPLASRAHPELLKAPFDPSFFNTDLMETLPLISSLSTNKWLMLQLNPLSLLNGDSKDSRL; from the exons ATGGCCCCCCTCggcacagccctggcagtgtgcacAGCGCTGCTCCTCGCCCAGCCGGCACACG GTGAGAGGCTGGCGAGGCCAACACGGGTGCGCTTtgctgcagagacagcacaTCATCTGCTGCGGTGGGAGCCGGGGCACAACCCCCCCAGCAACATCCTCTACGAAGTGGAGCACAAAGT CTATGGCACGAATCAATCCTGGACAGCCATCCCAAACTGCATGAGGATCTCAGGGCACGCCTGCGACCTCACGTACTACACCCTGGACCCTGCCCTGCGCTACTATGCACGGGTCAGGGCTGTGTCTGGAAACCACACGTCCCCGTGGCAAAGGACCAACTCTTTCTCCCCGCAAGAAG CCAGCCTGCGCCTGTCGGGCCAGAGCCTCTCTGTGATGGGCAACACCATccacgtgcagctgcagctgctcctccGGACAGGGAACCTCACCGTGAAGTACGACGACATCCAGAAGCATGCGAGGCGATACCGGGTGTACGTCAGGAGGGTGCAGGACAATCAGACG TATGAAGTGATGGAGACCGCCCCAGAGTTCAACATCAGCAACCTCTTCTGGGACACAGAGTACTGCATCAGCGTGGAGCCCACCGTGGCCAGCCGGCGCACCGGCACCACACGCACCGACGAGCAGTGCGTCACCATCAGCCAGAGAGACA GGAGCGCAGAGCTTGTCCTGAGCACCGTCAGCTCCTCCTTCGTCACCCTCTTGCTCTTGGggctcctggcagctctgctggtgtGCACCTACATAAAGAGACCCATGAGGCCGCCGTCCGTCCTG aAGTCTTTCATAAAGCAGAGCTCGCTCTGGGTGGAGCAGGAGTCCTCACCCTTGAGCAGCCCCGATGCAGACCCCATCCAGCAGCTATTCCTGTGCCAGAAGGAGCCCCGTCAGGTCAGtgtccccaccagcagcaccagcacagtcCAGCTGCCCCCGGAGAAGGGCTGGAGGCTCCCAGCATGGCCTGAGGACAAGGTGTGCCTGCCGGGGCCAGGGGCCATGGGGAGCGGAGACAGCAGCGGCACCAGCACCGACAGCGGCATTTGCCTGCGCACCTCCTCCTCGGAACTGAGCTGCTCCTCGGGCACCGAGCCCCAGGGATACAAGAGGCAACTGCCCACTGGTGATGACAGTGGCGTGGGCTTGGAGAGCTCCTGCCCTCGCCTCACATGCTCCTCTGGGAACACCAGCCCCATGGAGGACAGGCAGCCCTGCAGCGGGGAGCTCAGCATCAACCCTGACACCAGCCAGCAAGACGTGGAGTTCCGTGGGTACCTGCAGCAGTCCAAGGGCACGGTGGAGCTAAGGCACGACCCAGCCAAGGGGATGCCCTTCTCGGTCTGTGCGGCATCCCTGCAGGGCCTGGGCAGCACTGACATTGCGCTGGATGTAGAGTGCTCTGAGCTGGCTGTAGTCAAAGGGTATTTGAAGCAATCCTCTCCTGAGCATCCCCACAGCCACACACAGGACCTTGCTCCATGGGGAGCCCCTCAGGATCCCACTGCGTGGGGCATTTCCAGCCAGGCAGGGCCCCAAGCCCCCAGTCTGCTGAGCTATGGGGCTCCAGGTGCTCCCCTTGCCTCCAGAGCCCACCCTGAGCTCCTGAAAGCTCCCTTTGACCCGAGCTTCTTCAACACTGACCTCATGGAGACGCTGCCGCTCATCTCCAGCCTCAGCACCAACAAGTGGCTCATGCTGCAACTCAACCCCCTGAGCCTGCTCAATGGGGACAGCAAGGACAGCCGCCTGTGA